A stretch of Natator depressus isolate rNatDep1 chromosome 2, rNatDep2.hap1, whole genome shotgun sequence DNA encodes these proteins:
- the TSPAN13 gene encoding tetraspanin-13 isoform X2: MVCGGFTCSKNCLCALNLLYTLVSLLLIGIAAWGIGFGLISSFRVVGVAIAVGIFLFLIALVGLIGAVKHHQVLLFFYMIILLLVFIVQFSVSCACLALNKDQQRQLLEVGWNNTKSAREDIERNLDCCGFRNFNSSETCSAACIKDNRCLTCAPIIEEYSGMVLRFVGGIGLFFSFTEILGVWLTYRYRNQKDSRANPSAFL, translated from the exons CTGGTCAGCCTGCTGCTGATTGGAATTGCAGCATGGGGTATAGGCTTTGGCCTCATTTCTAGTTTCCGAGTAGTTGGCGTGGCAATTGCAGTGGGGATCTTTCTGTTCCTTATTGCTTTGGTTGGATTGATCGGTGCAGTCAAACACCATCAGGTGTTACTCTTCTTT TACATGATTATCCTCTTGCTAGTGTTCATTGTCCAGTTTTCCGTCTCCTGTGCTTGTTTGGCATTGAACAAAGATCAGCAG AGACAACTTCTCGAGGTTGGATGGAACAACACAAAGAGTGCTAGAGAAGATATTGAGAGGAATCTAGACTGTTGTGGTTTCAGAAACTTCAATTCAAGTGAAACCTGCTCTGCT GCTTGCATTAAAGATAACCGATGTTTAACATGTGCACCTATAATAGAAGAATATTCAGGAATGGTACTGAGATTTGTAGGTGGCATAGGACTCTTCTTCAGTTTCACTGAG ATTTTGGGAGTTTGGCTGACTTATAGATACAGGAACCAAAAAGATTCTCGTGCAAACCCTAGTGCATTTCTTTGA